From one Astatotilapia calliptera chromosome 10, fAstCal1.2, whole genome shotgun sequence genomic stretch:
- the LOC113030645 gene encoding aquaporin-11-like, translating to MTYLWVSVAVLGVSVLLSELIRSAARVFPRDYRIYLLEAASTFQLCCCTHELKLLGDSAHLELSYGLALTYTVTLVHLVTFQDATCNPTAALESVCRGTRSLRAAGVLIMLQFAAAVASQSYVASVWSQGLSDIHLQHQSTDFRCFDPLGGTLLEAAVVELACAFVFQAACMHVHKLDERLQVHFIAAVVTAAVYAGGEISGAVFNPVLAFSVQFPCSGHTYLEYCFVYWLGPVLGVVSCILLFEKIIPFLFGGSTVGLDVPVIQKKKTQ from the exons ATGACCTACCTGTGGGTTTCCGTAGCGGTGCTGGGGGTTTCGGTGCTCCTCAGCGAGCTGATCCGCTCCGCAGCGCGTGTGTTCCCGAGAGATTACCGGATTTACCTGCTGGAGGCGGCGTCCACATTccagctctgctgctgcacgCATGAACTCAAACTGCTGGGAGACTCGGCCCACCTGGAGCTCAGTTACGGCCTGGCTCTCACCTACACGGTGACTCTTGTCCACTTGGTAACTTTCCAGGACGCGACCTGTAACCCCACCGCGGCTCTAGAGAGTGTGTGCCGCGGGACCCGCAGCTTAAGAGCGGCCGGCGTCCTCATTATGCTCCAATTCGCAGCTGCCGTCGCCTCGCAGTCTTATGTCGCCTCCGTGTGGTCGCAGGGTCTCTCCGACATTCACCTGCAGCACCAGAGCACTGACTTCAGGTGCTTCGATCCCCTAGGCGGGACGCTGCTGGAGGCCGCGGTGGTGGAGCTGGCCTGCGCCTTCGTTTTCCAGGCTGCCTGCATGCACGTCCACAAACTGGACGAAAGACTCCAGGTGCACTTCATCGCTGCTGTTGTAACGGCAGCAGTTTATGCAG gtGGAGAGATTTCCGGAGCCGTTTTCAACCCAGTATTGGCCTTCTCAGTTCAGTTCCCCTGCAGCGGCCACACCTACCTGGAGTACTGTTTTGTGTACTGGCTGGGACCAGTTTTAG GCGTGGTGAGCTGCATCCTGCTGTTTGAGAAGATCATCCCTTTCCTGTTTGGTGGGAGTACCGTTGGGCTGGACGTTCCTGTCATCCAGAAAAAGAAGACCCAGTAG